Within Vidua macroura isolate BioBank_ID:100142 chromosome 11, ASM2450914v1, whole genome shotgun sequence, the genomic segment TAGGCACTTAAAGACACCCTGCTCCTCTTTTTTTTGCACCCCAGCTGTGGTTCCAGACCTCCCTGCACCCCCCTGCCCACTCACGccccccccagagcccctcaTCCTAGTCTTAGGCCTGAGCCACACGGGGCCGTTGGGATTCTGGCCTGGACCCTGCGCTCAGCTTCTtcagggcaggggaaggaaaggggatCTGCAGGGCAGCCCCATGGGAATGGAGCCCCCAGCATACTTCCCTCACATCCCGAtccccccccagctccagcgGCCCCCAGGGACGGGCGGGGGGTTTCTCCTGCTGGAGGAGGGCGCAGAGAAAGACCTGGGGGCCACAGCGCAGCCCCCGAGCCTCAGAagcagccccttgtcctgcccctccccagggacccccggcacagccagccccactgCCCCGTTGCCCCGTCCCCCACCAGGGCACACAGGCCCCTGGGGCTCCAGGGACCCCCCGGCAGCcagcgctgcaggcacagctgggcacagatGTGGGTGCAAGGCTGGCGCTGCCCAGATGTGCTCCCTCctcagggaggggacagcgccTGTCCCCGGGCCCAGGGCGAGGGTGGCACGGAGCTGGGGGGTCGGCAGCTGCATGCACACctctctgccccctccccacccccagctcccccagtcCCCATGGCTCCAGGGCCCCCCCCCACagtcaccccaaatccctgacCTCGGTCCCACTCAGCCCCATAACCCATCCTTgcccccacagctccctgaccCCACGGCAGCCTGCCAGAACTCCTGTTCCCCTTGTTTCCATCCCGAATCTCCCCCTCACAACTCCCAGCTCTATCCCAGGCCCCCaactccctctgcctccccccagcaccccagccctgtcccccaggGTCATGCTGACAGCCCAAACTGATCCCTGACCCCCCAACCCTCGCTGCCACATCTGTGGGGTGACAGTGACATGGAGGGGAGGCCACAGTCAGTGCTGCCTGCCCGAGGTACCCCCCACCCCGGGGTCCTGTGGGGCACAGCCCATGCCCAGGGCACCACCAGGGTCATTTGTGGAGCACCCCTTCCTGGTGAGCCCAGCAGGACACCCATCACCACCACACTGGGGTGGCAGGGGACACTGACACAAagctcctgggaatgctgggaggTTTCTGCATTACCTCAgacccaaccccaaccccatcAGGGGGACCCAGCACTGAGCACTCCAGCACCGTGTACCCCTCTGTGCACACCTAACCCAGGTGCAtctccctgcccactgccctggcATTCCACCCCACCCCGGAGTTTTGGGGTCTCTggcagccccgtgtccccccagggtgccagcccagcccagccaggcgCTGCAGCCCCCCAGGCCTGGCGGCAGCACGAGGCTCCCCGGCGGGTGAAGAGGGCCTGGGTGATCCCCCCCATCAGTGTCTCGGAGAACCACAAGCGCATCCCCCACCTCCTGGTGCAGGTAGGTGagagccccccagcccctctcccagctcACAGGGCGGGGACATCCTGGGCAGGATGTCCAGGGGCACCTCCAGAGGGGCACAGACCCCCAGcctgggacccccagccccgaTTTTCCTGGGGCAGATCAAGTCAGACAAGCAGCAGCCCGGAGGGGTGATCTACAGCATCAAAGGGCCGGGGGTGGATGAGGAGCCCCTGGGCATCTTCTCCATCGACAAGTTCAGCGGCAAGGTCTTCCTCAACGCCATGCTGGACCGGGAGGAGCACGACCGCTACCGGGTAAGGATGATCCTGggtgcccacagcccctccctggCGTCCCCAGCCAGACCCCGACCCCCCCCGCTCTGCACCCACAGCTGAGAGCCTTCGCACTGGACCTGGGCGGGGGCACCCTGGAGGACCCCACTGACCTGGAGATCATCGTGGTGGACCAGAACGACAACCGGCCGCTCTTCCGGCAGGACGTCTTCACCGGGCGTGTGCTGGAGGGGGCTGAGCCAGGTGGGTCCTGCCgggggggctgggctgggggcaccgagccagccctgtgccagcacccACCGGGCGCTCCTGGGCCACAGGGACCTGCGTGATGACGGTGGATGCCACCGACGCCGACGACCCCGACACGGATAACGCGGCGCTGCGCTATTCCATCCTGGAGCAGGGCGCTGCCGGAATGTTCAGCATCAACGCCACCACCGGGGAGATCTGCACCGCACGGCCCGGCCTCGACCGCGAGGTAGCGGGGTGGGGTCACGGGGATAGGACTGGGGAGGCACCGGCACTCAGGACAGTCACGGACACCCCACATGGTGAAACCGCAGCTCTGTCCACGAGCAGATCCAGGCGTGGGGACAGATCCAGGGtgggtgggcagcagctgggggatCTCTGTGCTCCCTGGGGGCTGGgcgggctcagctctgccccccTCATTCCCCACAGACCATGGGGGTGTACAACCTGACGGTGCAGGCGGCCGACATGTCCGGGGACGGGCTGACCACCACGGCCGTGGCCGTCATCTACCTGGAGGACATCAACGACAACCCTCCCGAGTTCACCAAGGAGGAGGTAACAGCCAGGTTATGGGGACGTGCCGGGGTCAGCGGGGCCGGagctgccccccccccccccgggggtctgcagcatcccaaagggGCAGAGTCCAACCCCACGCCGCTCTCCCCCAGTTCTCCATGGAGGTGGAGGAGCAGGCGGCCGGTGTGGACGTGGGCAAGGTTTTTGTGCACGACAAGGACCTGGCGGGCTCGCCCAGCTGGTTGGCCAAATTCACCATCCTGGAGGGCGACCCCGAGGGCGCCTTCGCCATCCGGACCGACCCCCACACCAACGACGGCGTGCTCTCCGTGGTCAAGGTGGGCGCGGGGCAGCCGGGGGTCACCGGGGGTCCCATGGCTCGGCTGACCCCTGGCCTCTCCCGCAGCCGCTGGACCACGAGGTGCGGGACCGCTTCGAGCTGACGGTGTCGGTGCAGAACGAGCGGCCGCTGGAGCCCTCggcccccgccagcccccggGCGCTGGCCACGGTGCGGGTGCGGGTGCGGGACGTCAACGAGGCGCCCGCGTTCCGCGAGAACCCGCGGCGGATCAGCGTCCTGGAGGGGACACCCCCGGGCACCCCCATCACCACCTACACCGCCACCGACCCCGACACCCACCAGATCCAGACCCTCTCGTGAGTGCCGCTCCCCTCCCATGGCCCCCGGCACCCGCGGGGCGGGGTGGGGGCGATGTCTCACGCACCCCCTCGCCCACAGCTACGCGCTGCTCTACGACCCCGCGGACTGGCTGCAGCTGGACCCTCACGCCGGCACCGTCCGCACCAAGCGGGAGCTGCTGCACCCGTCCGCCTTCCTGCAGGGCGGCTGGTACATCGCCCTGGTACTCGCCCGCGACGATGGTGAGcagccgcccccgccgccccctcgCTCCCGCTGCCCCCGCTGACCCCTCCGCTCTGTCCCCAGCCGAGCCCCCGCTCTCGGCCACCGGCACCCTCTCCATCGAGATCCTGGAGGTGAACGACCACGCTCCGCAGCTGCAGCCGCCGGCCGGGGTGCTCTGCGGGCGGCCGGGACGCGGCGGGACCCTGCTCCTGGGGGCCACCGACGATGACCGGCCCCCCCATGGAGCCCCCTTCCACTTCCAgctcagcccccagcacccccagctcgCCCGCAACTGGAGCATCGCCCGCTTCAATGGTGAGGGTCAGCCGGGGAGGGGGGAGATGCTGCACGGAGGGTCCCGCTcaccccctgcccaccccgCAGTGACCCACGCCGTGCTGGCCGTGCTGGCGGAGCTGCCCGAGGGGCCCTACTCGCTCCCGCTGCTGCTCCGGGACTCGGGGACGCCCCCgcgggagcagcagcagctgctgaacgTCTCGGTGTGCCACTGCGGCCGGGACGGCACCTGCCTGGACGGGGCACTGGCCGCGGCC encodes:
- the CDH15 gene encoding cadherin-15; the encoded protein is MGPPLLLACLLAPLCARGASPAQPGAAAPQAWRQHEAPRRVKRAWVIPPISVSENHKRIPHLLVQIKSDKQQPGGVIYSIKGPGVDEEPLGIFSIDKFSGKVFLNAMLDREEHDRYRLRAFALDLGGGTLEDPTDLEIIVVDQNDNRPLFRQDVFTGRVLEGAEPGTCVMTVDATDADDPDTDNAALRYSILEQGAAGMFSINATTGEICTARPGLDRETMGVYNLTVQAADMSGDGLTTTAVAVIYLEDINDNPPEFTKEEFSMEVEEQAAGVDVGKVFVHDKDLAGSPSWLAKFTILEGDPEGAFAIRTDPHTNDGVLSVVKPLDHEVRDRFELTVSVQNERPLEPSAPASPRALATVRVRVRDVNEAPAFRENPRRISVLEGTPPGTPITTYTATDPDTHQIQTLSYALLYDPADWLQLDPHAGTVRTKRELLHPSAFLQGGWYIALVLARDDAEPPLSATGTLSIEILEVNDHAPQLQPPAGVLCGRPGRGGTLLLGATDDDRPPHGAPFHFQLSPQHPQLARNWSIARFNVTHAVLAVLAELPEGPYSLPLLLRDSGTPPREQQQLLNVSVCHCGRDGTCLDGALAAATAGAGITLGALMIILGSTILLLVLAALGAARVRGRRRALRKGLLQRSRDDMRDNILNYDEQGGGEEDQDAYDINQLRHPELFSPRAKPPLRRDAPLSSGTPMAPRKLPSSPSDIEDFINEGLEAADSDPSVPPYDTALIYDYEGSGSVASPLSSIVSSLTDEDQDYDYLSEWGPRFRRLADLYGH